The Humulus lupulus chromosome 3, drHumLupu1.1, whole genome shotgun sequence genome window below encodes:
- the LOC133823213 gene encoding uncharacterized protein LOC133823213 isoform X1, which yields MFVGGSPDQESIGSGTRRSSVSGSRSRNCKEFLRKFVDSEELTANLEDWFESTSSKKPAFDVPFELIDLQKFDYALEGISFQQLIRMPNAVYASTSEAVEATAYFAVEDFLHASVKGLWEAFWGQEEPMPFTVACLYNENLKFYQAEKSIANGKLGGLCGTGILLRNPRHPHGKWDHILELALLRPGIGNIPTDNDGQPLLAVLGEALFYAIRVLLSRSSSRLNFSQTSNSVYIILVDSQYGGVVKVEGDLNKLEFNLNNVYECAAEWVKKHFRIAVSPIDRIWNKLGNANWGDIGALQVLFATFHSIIQFAGLPNHSVEDLAADHGSRLQTRRAERQLGDTKVNGNGLFRFQQRSISPEIVEVQDESVKIESEELMKLEVGSVLWLEDSNWQKGYQINEVYNTGEHPYYVASPVEEPGKNRFLYVGSHPSKLEPAWEGMDLWYQVQRQTKILTVMKQKGLSSKYLPDLSASGRIIHPGQCQRSSSGGNCEHPWCGTPILVTSPVGETVDNMISGGQFGSDEAIRCCHDCLSALSTAASAGIRHGDIRPQNVICVRTGARHPYFVLIGWGHAVLEERDRPAMNLHFSSTFALQEGKLCSASDAESLVYMLYFCCGGELPDLDSVEGALQWRETVWSRRLIQQKLGDVSTVLKAFADYVDSLCGTPYPMDYAIWLKRLKRNIQEEDYGKEIDTSG from the coding sequence ATGTTTGTAGGTGGGTCCCCTGATCAAGAGTCTATAGGATCTGGAACAAGAAGGTCAAGTGTATCTGGCAGTAGGTCTAGAAATTGCAAGGAGTTTCTTCGTAAATTTGTGGACAGTGAAGAGCTAACTGCAAACCTCGAAGACTGGTTTGAATCAACATCCTCCAAGAAGCCAGCTTTTGATGTTCCTTTTGAGCTGATAGACCTGCAAAAATTTGATTATGCATTGGAAGGGATTTCATTTCAACAGCTGATTAGGATGCCAAATGCTGTCTATGCTTCAACATCTGAGGCTGTGGAAGCAACTGCTTATTTTGCTGTTGAAGATTTTTTGCATGCCAGCGTGAAGGGCTTGTGGGAAGCATTTTGGGGTCAGGAGGAGCCCATGCCTTTCACCGTTGCTTGTCTGTACAATGAAAACCTGAAATTTTATCAAGCCGAGAAGTCAATTGCTAATGGAAAGCTTGGAGGTCTTTGTGGTACTGGTATATTGCTGAGGAATCCAAGACATCCTCATGGAAAGTGGGATCATATTCTTGAATTGGCTCTTCTTAGGCCTGGTATTGGAAACATTCCTACAGACAATGATGGGCAGCCCTTGCTTGCTGTCTTAGGTGAGGCTCTTTTCTATGCTATCCGAGTGTTATTATCAAGAAGCTCGAGTAGATTGAATTTCTCTCAGACTTCAAACTCAGTTTATATTATTCTTGTTGATTCTCAATATGGTGGGGTTGTCAAGGTTGAAGGGGATCTGAATAAGTTGGAGTTCAATCTCAATAATGTTTATGAATGTGCTGCAGAATGGGTTAAAAAGCATTTTAGAATAGCAGTGTCTCCAATTGATAGGATCTGGAACAAGCTAGGAAATGCCAATTGGGGAGATATTGGTGCTTTACAGGTACTTTTTGCTACCTTCCACTCCATTATTCAATTTGCTGGACTTCCCAATCACTCAGTTGAGGATTTAGCTGCTGATCATGGTTCTCGCCTGCAAACAAGAAGGGCTGAGAGGCAGTTGGGTGATACCAAGGTGAATGGAAATGGTCTTTTTAGGTTCCAGCAGCGCAGTATTTCACCAGAAATTGTTGAAGTCCAGGATGAATCTGTCAAAATTGAGTCGGAAGAATTGATGAAGTTAGAGGTGGGATCTGTATTATGGTTGGAGGACTCAAATTGGCAAAAGGGTTACCAGATCAACGAAGTTTATAATACAGGAGAACATCCATATTATGTTGCCTCACCTGTGGAAGAACCGGGAAAAAATCGTTTTCTATATGTTGGTTCACATCCTTCTAAACTGGAACCAGCATGGGAAGGTATGGATTTGTGGTATCAAGTTCAGAGGCAGACTAAAATATTGACTGTCATGAAACAGAAAGGTTTATCTAGCAAGTATCTACCTGACTTGAGTGCATCCGGCAGGATTATCCATCCTGGTCAGTGTCAGAGATCTAGCTCTGGTGGAAACTGTGAACACCCTTGGTGTGGCACACCAATTCTAGTTACCAGTCCAGTTGGTGAAACAGTGGACAATATGATAAGTGGAGGTCAGTTTGGTAGTGATGAGGCTATCAGGTGTTGCCATGACTGCCTATCTGCACTTTCAACTGCTGCTTCTGCAGGAATTCGGCATGGAGACATCAGACCTCAGAATGTGATTTGTGTGAGAACTGGAGCGAGGCATCCTTATTTTGTCCTTATTGGTTGGGGACATGCTGTTTTAGAGGAAAGGGACCGTCCTGCAATGAACCTCCACTTCTCCTCAACTTTTGCTCTGCAGGAGGGAAAACTTTGTTCTGCTTCAGATGCAGAGAGCCTTGTTTATATGCTATATTTTTGCTGTGGTGGTGAGTTACCTGACCTTGATTCAGTTGAGGGGGCTTTGCAGTGGAGAGAGACTGTTTGGTCAAGGAGATTGATTCAGCAGAAATTAGGTGATGTCTCAACTGTGTTAAAAGCATTTGCAGATTATGTAGACAGTCTATGTGGCACACCATATCCAATGGACTATGCTATATGGTTGAAAAGGTTGAAGAGAAATATTCAAGAAGAAGACTATGGAAAGGAAATTGATACATCAGGCTAG
- the LOC133823213 gene encoding uncharacterized protein LOC133823213 isoform X2, whose product MEGGSPDQESIGSGTRRSSVSGSRSRNCKEFLRKFVDSEELTANLEDWFESTSSKKPAFDVPFELIDLQKFDYALEGISFQQLIRMPNAVYASTSEAVEATAYFAVEDFLHASVKGLWEAFWGQEEPMPFTVACLYNENLKFYQAEKSIANGKLGGLCGTGILLRNPRHPHGKWDHILELALLRPGIGNIPTDNDGQPLLAVLGEALFYAIRVLLSRSSSRLNFSQTSNSVYIILVDSQYGGVVKVEGDLNKLEFNLNNVYECAAEWVKKHFRIAVSPIDRIWNKLGNANWGDIGALQVLFATFHSIIQFAGLPNHSVEDLAADHGSRLQTRRAERQLGDTKVNGNGLFRFQQRSISPEIVEVQDESVKIESEELMKLEVGSVLWLEDSNWQKGYQINEVYNTGEHPYYVASPVEEPGKNRFLYVGSHPSKLEPAWEGMDLWYQVQRQTKILTVMKQKGLSSKYLPDLSASGRIIHPGQCQRSSSGGNCEHPWCGTPILVTSPVGETVDNMISGGQFGSDEAIRCCHDCLSALSTAASAGIRHGDIRPQNVICVRTGARHPYFVLIGWGHAVLEERDRPAMNLHFSSTFALQEGKLCSASDAESLVYMLYFCCGGELPDLDSVEGALQWRETVWSRRLIQQKLGDVSTVLKAFADYVDSLCGTPYPMDYAIWLKRLKRNIQEEDYGKEIDTSG is encoded by the coding sequence GTGGGTCCCCTGATCAAGAGTCTATAGGATCTGGAACAAGAAGGTCAAGTGTATCTGGCAGTAGGTCTAGAAATTGCAAGGAGTTTCTTCGTAAATTTGTGGACAGTGAAGAGCTAACTGCAAACCTCGAAGACTGGTTTGAATCAACATCCTCCAAGAAGCCAGCTTTTGATGTTCCTTTTGAGCTGATAGACCTGCAAAAATTTGATTATGCATTGGAAGGGATTTCATTTCAACAGCTGATTAGGATGCCAAATGCTGTCTATGCTTCAACATCTGAGGCTGTGGAAGCAACTGCTTATTTTGCTGTTGAAGATTTTTTGCATGCCAGCGTGAAGGGCTTGTGGGAAGCATTTTGGGGTCAGGAGGAGCCCATGCCTTTCACCGTTGCTTGTCTGTACAATGAAAACCTGAAATTTTATCAAGCCGAGAAGTCAATTGCTAATGGAAAGCTTGGAGGTCTTTGTGGTACTGGTATATTGCTGAGGAATCCAAGACATCCTCATGGAAAGTGGGATCATATTCTTGAATTGGCTCTTCTTAGGCCTGGTATTGGAAACATTCCTACAGACAATGATGGGCAGCCCTTGCTTGCTGTCTTAGGTGAGGCTCTTTTCTATGCTATCCGAGTGTTATTATCAAGAAGCTCGAGTAGATTGAATTTCTCTCAGACTTCAAACTCAGTTTATATTATTCTTGTTGATTCTCAATATGGTGGGGTTGTCAAGGTTGAAGGGGATCTGAATAAGTTGGAGTTCAATCTCAATAATGTTTATGAATGTGCTGCAGAATGGGTTAAAAAGCATTTTAGAATAGCAGTGTCTCCAATTGATAGGATCTGGAACAAGCTAGGAAATGCCAATTGGGGAGATATTGGTGCTTTACAGGTACTTTTTGCTACCTTCCACTCCATTATTCAATTTGCTGGACTTCCCAATCACTCAGTTGAGGATTTAGCTGCTGATCATGGTTCTCGCCTGCAAACAAGAAGGGCTGAGAGGCAGTTGGGTGATACCAAGGTGAATGGAAATGGTCTTTTTAGGTTCCAGCAGCGCAGTATTTCACCAGAAATTGTTGAAGTCCAGGATGAATCTGTCAAAATTGAGTCGGAAGAATTGATGAAGTTAGAGGTGGGATCTGTATTATGGTTGGAGGACTCAAATTGGCAAAAGGGTTACCAGATCAACGAAGTTTATAATACAGGAGAACATCCATATTATGTTGCCTCACCTGTGGAAGAACCGGGAAAAAATCGTTTTCTATATGTTGGTTCACATCCTTCTAAACTGGAACCAGCATGGGAAGGTATGGATTTGTGGTATCAAGTTCAGAGGCAGACTAAAATATTGACTGTCATGAAACAGAAAGGTTTATCTAGCAAGTATCTACCTGACTTGAGTGCATCCGGCAGGATTATCCATCCTGGTCAGTGTCAGAGATCTAGCTCTGGTGGAAACTGTGAACACCCTTGGTGTGGCACACCAATTCTAGTTACCAGTCCAGTTGGTGAAACAGTGGACAATATGATAAGTGGAGGTCAGTTTGGTAGTGATGAGGCTATCAGGTGTTGCCATGACTGCCTATCTGCACTTTCAACTGCTGCTTCTGCAGGAATTCGGCATGGAGACATCAGACCTCAGAATGTGATTTGTGTGAGAACTGGAGCGAGGCATCCTTATTTTGTCCTTATTGGTTGGGGACATGCTGTTTTAGAGGAAAGGGACCGTCCTGCAATGAACCTCCACTTCTCCTCAACTTTTGCTCTGCAGGAGGGAAAACTTTGTTCTGCTTCAGATGCAGAGAGCCTTGTTTATATGCTATATTTTTGCTGTGGTGGTGAGTTACCTGACCTTGATTCAGTTGAGGGGGCTTTGCAGTGGAGAGAGACTGTTTGGTCAAGGAGATTGATTCAGCAGAAATTAGGTGATGTCTCAACTGTGTTAAAAGCATTTGCAGATTATGTAGACAGTCTATGTGGCACACCATATCCAATGGACTATGCTATATGGTTGAAAAGGTTGAAGAGAAATATTCAAGAAGAAGACTATGGAAAGGAAATTGATACATCAGGCTAG